One window of Paenibacillus albicereus genomic DNA carries:
- a CDS encoding MgtC/SapB family protein: MNNALNSIAADSPWHINEWELLLRLFLAVLLGGLVGFEREQSNHAAGFRTNILVCLGSCLLMLLSIYGFAQFVNETNVRLDPARLAAQVITGIGFLGAGTILFTGKSITGLTTAASLWVVSAIGLSVGAGFLLPAIAATVLVLLVLVLFNKLEKKFSGGKREHHLKVLADEKEALLQAVSALLAEQGIVMRKLSLQEYGDRELERPRVMLLLHITFPQQDKLIPLLEKIKGLEGVHAVSAE, encoded by the coding sequence ATGAACAACGCGCTAAACTCGATCGCTGCGGACAGTCCTTGGCACATCAACGAATGGGAGCTGCTGCTGAGGCTGTTCCTCGCGGTTCTGCTCGGCGGACTCGTCGGATTCGAACGGGAGCAGTCCAACCACGCCGCCGGATTCCGCACCAACATCCTCGTCTGTCTCGGCTCCTGCCTGCTCATGCTGCTGTCCATCTACGGCTTCGCCCAGTTCGTCAACGAGACGAACGTGCGGCTTGATCCCGCCCGCCTCGCCGCGCAGGTCATCACCGGCATCGGCTTCCTAGGGGCCGGGACGATTCTGTTCACCGGCAAGTCGATTACCGGCCTGACGACGGCCGCTTCGCTCTGGGTCGTCTCCGCCATCGGCCTGTCGGTCGGCGCCGGCTTTCTGCTGCCGGCGATCGCGGCGACCGTGCTGGTGCTGCTCGTGCTGGTGCTGTTCAACAAGCTGGAAAAAAAGTTCAGCGGGGGCAAGCGCGAGCATCATCTCAAGGTGCTCGCCGATGAAAAGGAAGCGCTGCTCCAGGCCGTGAGCGCCTTGCTCGCGGAACAGGGCATCGTCATGCGCAAGCTGTCGCTTCAAGAGTACGGAGACCGGGAGCTGGAGCGGCCGCGGGTCATGCTGCTTTTGCATATTACCTTCCCGCAACAAGATAAGCTGATTCCATTGCTGGAAAAAATCAAGGGTCTGGAGGGCGTCCATGCCGTGAGTGCCGAATGA
- a CDS encoding TetR/AcrR family transcriptional regulator gives MNVPNPVNARELIIAALMEWIGSRPFEAVSVSQIVKKAGISRSTFYLYYRDKFDLMDSVTAQITDRFLSFYRNEIRPPWHQDAPFLVQETTLALCTHIQTNRTFYADRFKDPHFVHQLTRRLTERLFAIYRHQGYATFAGYGTIGYLSQWVLSGFRLTPFEASTELTKIGLTNWAEMTSPTD, from the coding sequence ATGAACGTGCCGAACCCAGTCAACGCCCGCGAGCTCATCATTGCAGCCCTGATGGAATGGATCGGAAGCCGCCCTTTCGAAGCCGTATCCGTCAGTCAGATCGTAAAAAAGGCGGGCATCAGCCGGTCTACCTTCTATCTTTATTACCGCGACAAGTTCGATCTCATGGACAGCGTGACCGCACAAATCACCGACCGATTCCTTTCTTTTTATCGAAATGAAATTCGACCGCCATGGCATCAGGATGCGCCTTTTCTCGTGCAGGAAACGACGCTTGCGCTCTGCACCCATATCCAGACCAACCGAACGTTCTATGCCGATCGCTTCAAAGACCCTCATTTCGTCCATCAGCTGACGCGCCGTTTGACGGAACGGCTCTTCGCCATCTATCGTCATCAAGGCTACGCCACCTTCGCCGGATACGGAACGATCGGATATCTTTCGCAGTGGGTGCTGAGCGGGTTCCGTCTGACACCTTTTGAAGCCTCGACCGAATTGACGAAAATCGGGCTGACCAACTGGGCTGAGATGACCTCGCCCACGGACTAA
- a CDS encoding ATPase, T2SS/T4P/T4SS family, with product MSGERFSPAALAAELRSGRRPPASTEAPAGQQTGGAAPDSFAKAAEDMRTYLASPRGMTDEERREYGERLNRAVLGYRRERREIMALVADRLLKLRLHELPGMGAPYKSLAEALFAEVIGLGVLERILEERDGLEEIQVVGTRIYLMRGGTVKRSPIDFQTPGEVERIQQNLVLYNNDRINPRKRWAEVMLRDGTRVTMTAYGFTSLPTLTMRFYQAQAFRLEELAAPAYGTLCTQMSRMLHAVLAARFNLVVIGPTGSGKTHLLKALIAELPDEERIVTLESRLEMMLGQEFPHKNVVEYETDEEDDRHGPAQAFKLALRQSPQRIVHAEIRDEDANIYVRACTRGHAGSMTTVHASRLEDVPEAITDMCMLDGRGMDPGRLCKRIARHVTQIGIEMGIADGKRRILRMGEICWRDGEASLEEWALYRRGEGWKLASKPSSEAVRRLAECGLTLQESGFGEESLHA from the coding sequence ATGAGCGGAGAGCGGTTCTCGCCTGCCGCGCTCGCGGCGGAGCTGCGATCGGGACGGCGCCCTCCCGCTTCGACCGAGGCCCCGGCAGGACAGCAGACAGGCGGCGCCGCTCCCGATTCGTTCGCCAAGGCGGCGGAGGACATGCGGACGTACCTTGCCTCCCCTCGGGGCATGACGGACGAAGAGCGGCGAGAGTACGGAGAGAGGCTCAATCGAGCCGTGCTCGGCTATCGGCGGGAGCGGAGAGAGATCATGGCGCTCGTCGCCGACCGGCTGCTCAAGCTGCGGCTTCACGAGCTGCCCGGAATGGGGGCTCCTTACAAGTCTCTGGCTGAGGCGCTGTTCGCGGAAGTGATCGGGCTCGGCGTACTGGAGCGCATTCTGGAAGAACGGGATGGGTTGGAGGAAATCCAGGTGGTCGGCACGAGGATCTACCTCATGCGAGGAGGGACGGTGAAGCGATCTCCGATTGATTTCCAGACGCCCGGCGAAGTGGAGCGGATCCAGCAGAATCTGGTGCTGTACAACAACGACCGCATCAACCCGCGCAAGCGCTGGGCGGAGGTGATGCTGCGCGACGGCACGCGGGTGACGATGACCGCGTACGGCTTCACCTCGCTGCCGACGCTGACGATGCGGTTCTACCAAGCACAGGCCTTCCGGCTGGAGGAGCTGGCCGCTCCGGCATACGGCACCCTATGCACGCAGATGTCGCGCATGCTGCACGCCGTGCTGGCCGCGCGGTTCAATCTGGTCGTGATCGGCCCGACCGGCTCGGGCAAGACGCATCTGCTGAAGGCGCTTATCGCTGAGCTGCCCGACGAGGAACGGATCGTCACGCTGGAGTCCCGGCTCGAGATGATGCTCGGCCAAGAATTCCCGCACAAGAACGTCGTCGAATACGAGACGGACGAGGAGGATGACCGCCATGGGCCGGCTCAAGCGTTCAAGCTGGCGCTCCGGCAGTCCCCGCAGCGGATCGTCCACGCCGAGATTCGCGACGAGGACGCCAACATTTATGTTCGTGCCTGCACGCGCGGACATGCCGGCAGCATGACGACCGTGCATGCCAGCCGGCTGGAGGACGTGCCGGAAGCGATCACGGACATGTGCATGCTCGACGGCCGGGGGATGGACCCCGGGCGGCTGTGCAAGCGGATCGCCCGGCATGTCACGCAGATCGGCATCGAGATGGGGATCGCCGACGGCAAGCGGAGAATCTTGCGAATGGGCGAGATTTGCTGGCGGGACGGCGAGGCTTCTTTGGAAGAATGGGCTCTCTATCGGCGCGGAGAGGGCTGGAAGCTGGCTTCGAAGCCTAGCTCCGAAGCGGTTCGCAGGCTTGCCGAATGCGGCTTGACGCTGCAGGAGTCCGGATTCGGTGAGGAGTCACTCCATGCCTGA
- a CDS encoding ATPase, translating into MFKLGEKVVIVSDQYEQKLPVGEYGYIIAYDRNADNVFDYVVRVPAENRNFLVPGQDVELEKVLLKLEADRVEREALIDYALATRNEELFNRIVRGEEAEPEEEEISAKDVQSREDFIRQVNLKAWI; encoded by the coding sequence ATGTTCAAGCTCGGCGAGAAAGTCGTGATCGTTTCCGATCAATATGAACAAAAGCTTCCTGTCGGGGAGTATGGATATATCATTGCGTACGACCGAAATGCAGACAATGTATTCGATTACGTCGTTCGGGTTCCGGCAGAGAACCGGAACTTTCTCGTTCCGGGGCAAGACGTGGAGCTTGAAAAGGTGCTCTTGAAGCTGGAAGCGGACCGCGTGGAGCGCGAGGCGCTGATCGATTACGCTCTGGCCACCCGCAACGAGGAGCTGTTCAACCGCATCGTCCGCGGCGAGGAAGCGGAGCCGGAGGAGGAAGAGATTTCGGCCAAGGACGTTCAGAGCCGGGAGGATTTCATCCGTCAGGTCAATCTCAAGGCATGGATCTAA
- a CDS encoding magnesium transporter CorA family protein → MPDASWLVLAASILLCLTLLPLIASALRFGDDSRLATSRLDYRRGRSLRERLRRNLERSGWLYRELRDTLDALQTGIRPEGLVLLSLLLLALGGAGGAILFLSLKGALMLGLMLALTPYAVLKMMLVQRQLQTRLEFLPAAELFYQCYLVAGQRQIRGALRRMVEENRLHGHLKASFEQLYRNLCVRGDDEASLRLFSASLGHLWGDYFVQILRVAISEGHDISDNLHDLISDMRRARRANEQERHKLLEIRIANFTPVLFLGLFLGINFRYNPESSYRYYVLDPAGRDILLNALVLIFASFVMGLWLSRKRM, encoded by the coding sequence ATGCCTGATGCGTCTTGGCTCGTCCTGGCGGCATCGATCTTGCTGTGTCTGACGCTCCTCCCGCTGATCGCGTCCGCGCTCCGCTTCGGCGACGATTCGCGCTTGGCCACGAGCCGGCTCGACTATCGCCGGGGCAGATCGCTGCGCGAGCGGCTCCGGCGCAATCTGGAGCGGTCCGGATGGCTCTATCGGGAGCTGCGAGATACGCTGGACGCGCTTCAAACCGGAATTCGGCCGGAAGGTCTTGTTCTGCTGTCCTTGCTGCTGCTGGCGCTGGGAGGAGCCGGCGGCGCGATCCTGTTCCTCAGTCTCAAGGGGGCGTTGATGCTCGGCCTGATGCTGGCGCTGACCCCTTACGCGGTCTTGAAGATGATGCTGGTCCAGCGGCAGCTGCAGACCCGGCTCGAATTCCTTCCAGCCGCCGAGCTGTTTTATCAATGCTATCTTGTCGCAGGGCAGAGGCAGATTCGGGGGGCTCTTCGGCGAATGGTCGAGGAGAACCGGCTTCACGGACACCTCAAAGCATCCTTTGAGCAGCTTTACCGGAATCTTTGCGTCCGAGGAGACGACGAGGCGAGCCTGCGCTTGTTCTCCGCTTCTCTCGGCCATTTGTGGGGCGATTACTTTGTCCAGATTTTGCGGGTGGCGATCAGCGAAGGGCATGACATCTCGGACAATTTGCATGACTTGATTTCCGACATGCGGCGGGCCAGACGGGCCAATGAGCAGGAAAGGCACAAGCTGCTGGAGATTCGCATCGCGAACTTCACCCCGGTGCTGTTCCTGGGATTGTTCCTCGGCATTAATTTCCGCTACAACCCGGAGAGCTCCTACCGGTATTACGTGCTGGATCCTGCCGGCAGAGATATTTTGCTTAACGCCTTGGTCCTCATTTTCGCGTCCTTCGTGATGGGGCTGTGGCTTTCTCGCAAGAGAATGTAA
- the gatB gene encoding Asp-tRNA(Asn)/Glu-tRNA(Gln) amidotransferase subunit GatB: MTHYHSYETVIGLEVHVELHTASKIFCGCSTSFGAPPNTHTCPVCLGHPGVLPVLNRQAVDYAMKAAMALNCTIADVSKFDRKNYFYPDSPKAYQISQFDQPIGENGWIDIEVDGKTKRIGITRLHLEEDAGKLTHVEGGYASLVDFNRVGTPLVEIVSEPDLRSPEEAKAYLEKLRAIMQYCDVSDVKMEEGSLRCDANISLRPWGQEKFGIRAELKNMNSFRGVQRGLEYEQVRQADVLDGGGTVVQETRRWDDAQSKTFSMRGKEESHDYRYFPDPDLVRLHIDSEWKERVRASIPELPDARQARYTAEYGLPAYDAGVITASKKLADFFEDSLSYTKDAKAVSNWIMGDLLGYLNQTGKEIDAVRITGQGLGEMIGLLEKGTISGKIAKTVFKEMLESGKLPQQIVEEQGLVQISDEGAIKAIVEKIVAANPQSVEDYRAGKEKAIGFLVGQVMKESRGKANPGLVNKLLVDVLNA; this comes from the coding sequence ATGACTCACTACCATTCGTACGAGACGGTCATCGGGCTTGAAGTGCATGTCGAGCTTCATACCGCCAGCAAGATTTTCTGCGGCTGCTCGACATCCTTCGGCGCGCCGCCGAACACCCATACCTGCCCCGTTTGCCTAGGGCATCCCGGCGTGCTGCCGGTGCTCAACCGCCAGGCGGTCGACTACGCGATGAAGGCCGCGATGGCGCTGAATTGCACGATTGCCGACGTCAGCAAGTTCGACCGCAAGAACTATTTCTATCCGGACTCGCCGAAGGCTTACCAAATCTCGCAGTTCGACCAGCCGATCGGCGAGAACGGCTGGATCGACATCGAGGTAGACGGCAAGACCAAGCGCATCGGCATCACCCGCCTCCATCTGGAGGAGGATGCCGGCAAGCTGACGCATGTCGAGGGCGGCTATGCCTCGCTCGTCGACTTCAACCGCGTCGGCACGCCGCTCGTGGAGATCGTGTCCGAGCCGGATTTGCGCTCGCCGGAGGAAGCCAAGGCTTACCTCGAGAAGCTCCGCGCCATCATGCAGTACTGCGACGTGTCCGACGTCAAGATGGAGGAAGGCAGCCTGCGCTGCGACGCCAACATCAGCCTGCGCCCGTGGGGCCAGGAGAAGTTCGGCATCCGCGCCGAGCTCAAGAACATGAACTCGTTCCGCGGCGTGCAGCGCGGCCTCGAATACGAGCAGGTCCGTCAAGCCGACGTGTTGGACGGCGGCGGCACGGTCGTGCAGGAAACGCGCCGCTGGGACGACGCCCAGAGCAAGACGTTCTCGATGCGCGGCAAGGAAGAATCGCATGATTACCGCTACTTCCCGGATCCGGACCTCGTGCGCCTGCATATCGACAGCGAGTGGAAAGAGCGCGTGCGCGCCTCCATCCCGGAGCTGCCGGATGCCCGTCAAGCCCGCTATACGGCGGAGTACGGCTTGCCTGCGTATGACGCCGGCGTCATCACCGCGTCCAAGAAGCTGGCCGACTTCTTCGAGGACAGCCTGTCCTACACCAAGGACGCCAAAGCCGTCTCGAACTGGATCATGGGCGATCTGCTCGGCTATCTGAATCAGACCGGCAAGGAGATCGACGCCGTCCGCATCACCGGCCAAGGTCTCGGCGAGATGATCGGCTTGCTGGAGAAGGGCACGATCAGCGGCAAAATCGCCAAGACCGTTTTCAAGGAGATGCTGGAAAGCGGCAAGCTTCCACAGCAGATCGTCGAGGAGCAAGGACTCGTGCAGATCAGCGACGAAGGCGCGATCAAGGCGATCGTCGAGAAGATCGTCGCCGCCAACCCGCAGTCGGTCGAGGATTATCGCGCCGGCAAGGAAAAGGCGATCGGCTTCCTCGTCGGCCAAGTCATGAAGGAATCGCGCGGCAAGGCCAATCCCGGCCTCGTCAACAAGCTGCTCGTCGACGTCCTCAACGCCTGA
- a CDS encoding metal-dependent hydrolase, with product MNVVFHGQSCIGITLDDGKSLLIDPFLSGNPLARTSADEVEADFILLTHAHQDHIQDAAAISKRTGAPIVAIPELAAYMSWQGAETLGMNMGGTVDLGGFAKATMVQAFHSSGIVLEHEQRIVYGGMPAGFVVEAGGLTFLHAGDTCLFSDMALIGRRYQPDVAFIPIGGHYTMGPEDALQAAEWYGAKLVVPIHYDTFPPIRQDADAFVSELGGLGLKGQVVRPGGTVDLSGLA from the coding sequence ATGAACGTTGTTTTTCATGGACAATCCTGTATCGGCATCACGCTCGATGACGGCAAGTCCCTGCTGATCGATCCTTTCCTGAGCGGCAATCCGCTTGCCCGGACGAGCGCGGATGAGGTAGAGGCGGACTTCATCCTGCTCACCCACGCCCATCAGGACCATATTCAGGACGCTGCCGCCATTTCCAAGCGCACGGGCGCGCCGATCGTCGCGATTCCGGAGCTCGCCGCCTACATGTCCTGGCAGGGAGCCGAGACGCTGGGGATGAACATGGGCGGCACGGTCGATCTGGGCGGCTTCGCCAAGGCGACGATGGTGCAAGCGTTCCATAGTTCGGGCATCGTGCTCGAGCACGAGCAGCGCATCGTCTACGGCGGCATGCCGGCCGGATTCGTCGTCGAGGCCGGGGGCCTCACCTTCCTGCATGCGGGAGACACCTGCCTGTTCTCCGACATGGCGCTGATCGGCCGCCGCTATCAGCCGGATGTCGCGTTCATACCGATCGGAGGCCACTATACGATGGGGCCGGAGGACGCGCTTCAAGCCGCGGAGTGGTACGGAGCCAAGCTCGTCGTGCCGATCCACTACGACACCTTCCCGCCGATCCGCCAGGATGCGGATGCGTTCGTCTCGGAGCTCGGCGGTCTCGGTCTCAAGGGTCAAGTCGTTCGGCCTGGAGGAACGGTCGATCTTTCTGGCTTGGCGTGA
- a CDS encoding P-loop NTPase family protein: MSAPLIAFIGTTPNIGTTSAAFAAACRLADRSGEEVGFLCLNLKSAKIHRFIGQDRPQATLDGIRPELTSSSLAPAQLRRACMQPEGQPLVHVLAGNQMRDQAEFYSVDEMDHLLEAARNAFPIVVADVGSYWDNAATIGAMRAASSRVLCTTGALSHFQEDCNRWVRQVSPLFGIEPDRFDLLAIQSPWTTGGYRMKEMEKETRLSLIAEFKTNQAFYDSLDRGRYHAWLKQDAVGRIAMEEASDKLAERHGIRCRPNKDKQPWFRKLKAHRGELRI; encoded by the coding sequence ATGAGCGCGCCGCTGATCGCATTCATCGGCACGACGCCGAATATCGGCACGACGTCCGCCGCATTCGCGGCCGCATGCAGGTTGGCGGACAGGAGCGGGGAGGAGGTCGGCTTCCTTTGCCTCAACCTCAAGAGCGCCAAGATCCATCGCTTCATCGGCCAAGATCGGCCGCAAGCGACGCTTGACGGCATCCGTCCCGAATTGACCTCCTCCTCCCTGGCCCCTGCGCAGCTTCGCCGGGCCTGCATGCAGCCGGAGGGGCAGCCGCTCGTCCATGTACTGGCGGGCAATCAGATGCGCGACCAAGCAGAATTCTACTCCGTCGATGAGATGGACCATTTGCTGGAAGCCGCGCGGAATGCGTTTCCGATCGTCGTCGCCGACGTCGGCAGCTACTGGGATAATGCCGCGACGATCGGCGCGATGCGCGCCGCGAGCTCGCGCGTCCTTTGCACGACGGGAGCCCTTTCCCATTTTCAAGAAGACTGCAACCGCTGGGTACGGCAAGTCTCTCCCTTGTTCGGCATCGAGCCGGACCGATTCGATCTGCTCGCCATTCAATCCCCATGGACTACTGGAGGTTATCGCATGAAAGAGATGGAAAAGGAAACTCGCTTGTCCCTGATCGCCGAATTCAAGACCAATCAAGCTTTTTATGATTCGCTCGATCGGGGCCGGTACCATGCCTGGCTCAAGCAGGACGCGGTCGGCCGAATCGCGATGGAGGAAGCTTCGGACAAGCTGGCGGAGCGGCACGGAATTCGCTGCCGTCCGAACAAGGACAAGCAGCCTTGGTTCCGCAAGCTCAAGGCTCACCGCGGAGAGCTGAGAATATGA
- the gatA gene encoding Asp-tRNA(Asn)/Glu-tRNA(Gln) amidotransferase subunit GatA — protein sequence MALFDQRLQDLHNELAAGKLSAAELTEAAYARIAETDERIGAFLTLNEEAARARAAELDQAGADKGLLHALPAGIKDNIVTKGLRTTCASQFLSNYDPIYDATVSGKLRDAGAVTIGKLNMDEFAMGGSNENSSFRPVRNPWNTDYVPGGSSGGSAASVAAGQVYFSLGSDTGGSIRQPASYCGVVGLKPTYGLVSRFGLVAFASSLDAIGPITKNVEDAAYVLQSIAGHDRMDSTSADVAIPDYVSSLSGDVKGMRIGVPKEYMGEGIDPKVKEAVLAALRVLEDLGATWEEVSLPHTEYAVASYYLLASSEASSNLARFDGVRYGVRADDPDNLLDLYRKSRSQGFGQEVKRRIMLGTYALSSGYYDAYYLKAQKVRTLIKQDFDKAFEKFDLLLGPTAPTPAFRIGEQIGDPLAMYLNDIVTIPVSLAGVPAISVPCGFADGLPIGLQLIGKPFDEATVLRAAHAYEQHTDHHKARPQL from the coding sequence TTGGCTTTATTCGATCAGAGACTACAGGATCTACATAACGAGCTCGCTGCCGGCAAGCTGTCGGCCGCCGAGCTCACCGAGGCGGCCTATGCGCGGATCGCCGAGACCGACGAGCGGATCGGAGCGTTCCTGACGCTGAACGAGGAGGCGGCGCGCGCCCGTGCGGCCGAGCTCGATCAAGCCGGCGCGGACAAGGGTCTGCTGCATGCGCTGCCTGCGGGCATCAAGGACAACATCGTCACCAAAGGGCTGCGCACGACATGCGCGAGCCAGTTTCTTTCCAATTATGATCCGATCTACGACGCCACCGTCTCCGGCAAGCTCCGGGATGCCGGAGCGGTGACGATCGGCAAGCTCAACATGGACGAGTTCGCGATGGGCGGCTCCAACGAGAACTCCAGCTTCCGTCCCGTGCGCAACCCATGGAATACGGACTACGTGCCCGGCGGTTCGAGCGGCGGCTCTGCCGCTTCGGTCGCGGCAGGCCAAGTGTACTTCTCGCTTGGCTCCGACACCGGCGGTTCGATCCGGCAGCCTGCCTCCTATTGCGGCGTCGTCGGCCTCAAGCCGACCTACGGCCTTGTCTCCCGCTTCGGCCTGGTGGCGTTCGCTTCCTCGCTCGATGCGATCGGACCGATCACCAAAAACGTCGAAGACGCCGCTTACGTGCTGCAGTCGATCGCCGGCCATGACCGGATGGACTCCACGTCGGCCGACGTCGCCATCCCCGATTACGTCAGCTCGCTCAGCGGGGACGTCAAGGGCATGCGCATCGGCGTGCCGAAGGAGTACATGGGCGAGGGCATCGATCCAAAAGTCAAGGAAGCGGTGCTGGCCGCGCTGCGCGTGCTCGAGGACCTCGGCGCGACCTGGGAGGAAGTGTCTCTTCCCCATACCGAATATGCGGTCGCTTCCTATTATCTGCTCGCCTCGTCGGAGGCTTCCTCCAACCTGGCCCGCTTCGACGGCGTGCGCTACGGCGTGCGCGCGGACGATCCGGACAACCTTCTCGACCTGTACCGCAAGTCGCGCAGCCAAGGCTTCGGCCAGGAGGTCAAGCGCCGCATCATGCTCGGCACGTACGCGCTGAGCTCCGGCTATTATGACGCCTATTACCTCAAGGCGCAAAAGGTGCGCACGCTCATCAAGCAGGATTTCGACAAGGCGTTCGAAAAATTCGACCTGCTGCTCGGTCCGACCGCTCCTACGCCGGCGTTCCGCATCGGCGAGCAGATCGGAGACCCGCTGGCGATGTACCTCAACGACATCGTGACGATCCCGGTCAGCCTCGCCGGAGTGCCGGCGATCAGCGTGCCGTGCGGCTTCGCGGACGGCCTGCCGATCGGCCTGCAGCTCATCGGCAAGCCGTTCGACGAAGCGACCGTGCTGCGCGCCGCCCACGCCTATGAGCAGCATACGGATCATCACAAGGCGCGTCCGCAGCTGTAG
- the gatC gene encoding Asp-tRNA(Asn)/Glu-tRNA(Gln) amidotransferase subunit GatC — MSIDAKAVEHVANLARLELSEAEKEQFAGQLSAILKYAEKLDELDTDGIEPTSHVLPVTNVMREDEVRESVSNETALRNAPDDEDGQFKVPAVLE, encoded by the coding sequence ATGAGCATCGACGCCAAGGCGGTCGAGCATGTCGCGAATCTGGCTCGGCTGGAGCTGAGCGAGGCGGAGAAGGAGCAGTTCGCCGGACAGCTCAGCGCCATCTTAAAATACGCCGAAAAGCTGGACGAGCTGGATACGGACGGCATTGAGCCGACGAGCCACGTGCTGCCGGTCACGAATGTAATGCGGGAGGACGAGGTGCGCGAGTCCGTCTCCAACGAGACCGCGCTGCGCAACGCGCCGGACGACGAGGACGGGCAATTCAAGGTGCCTGCCGTATTGGAATAG
- a CDS encoding SDR family oxidoreductase, translating into MANEVYVITGGSGGMGKATAELVGRKGTVLLADVSEQRLMLAKEELAAKGISDVHWQTVDITSKSDVTALAQKAAELGTLRGLVHTAGLSPTMADSRRITEVNLVGTGLVLEAFLPLAGPGAVAVLISSMSGHMAPRQGPYTEILKNPLADHAVETMEQFAQGDPGTAYSLSKLGVLLIVEDQAWAWGEKGARIASISPGTIDTPMGRQEAEQQAQMKVMLDHTPLRREGKPSEIAAAVEFLLSDAASYITGTDLRVDGGTVANLPRMQGVQG; encoded by the coding sequence ATGGCGAACGAAGTGTATGTCATTACCGGCGGTTCCGGCGGAATGGGCAAAGCGACCGCCGAATTGGTCGGCCGAAAAGGAACCGTCCTGCTGGCCGACGTATCGGAGCAGAGGCTGATGCTGGCCAAGGAGGAGCTTGCCGCCAAAGGAATCTCCGACGTGCACTGGCAGACCGTGGACATCACCTCAAAGAGCGACGTGACGGCCTTGGCGCAAAAAGCAGCCGAGCTCGGCACGCTTAGAGGTCTGGTTCACACCGCCGGACTCTCTCCCACCATGGCGGACTCCAGGCGGATTACGGAAGTCAATCTCGTCGGCACCGGCCTCGTCTTGGAAGCGTTTTTGCCGCTAGCGGGTCCGGGCGCCGTCGCCGTTCTCATCTCGTCGATGAGCGGGCATATGGCGCCGCGCCAAGGTCCTTACACCGAAATTTTAAAAAACCCACTGGCGGATCATGCGGTCGAGACGATGGAGCAATTCGCGCAGGGCGATCCGGGAACGGCGTACAGCTTGTCGAAGCTGGGCGTCCTGCTGATCGTGGAAGACCAAGCTTGGGCTTGGGGTGAAAAAGGAGCTCGTATCGCCTCCATCTCTCCGGGCACGATCGACACGCCGATGGGCCGTCAAGAAGCGGAGCAGCAAGCTCAAATGAAGGTCATGCTGGACCACACGCCGCTGCGCCGCGAAGGAAAGCCGTCTGAAATCGCCGCCGCGGTCGAATTTCTGCTCAGCGATGCGGCCTCGTACATCACCGGCACGGACTTGCGCGTGGATGGCGGGACAGTCGCCAACTTGCCGCGCATGCAAGGTGTGCAAGGGTGA
- a CDS encoding SAF domain-containing protein gives MGKRKNRFIWIAAAMLSALLVYGLYLVQLRTIERQHAVQVLVPKRFIAAGERIEAQDLGMHTIPSGAYAEDMMSEASLAAGQEAVVPLGQGEPLRDWKLDSYRLLPARSESTFQLPRDYVLSVSSGIRAGDRVVLYASGAETSSGRLFADPVVVASVKTSGNQEIDDLDNPNLLSLAEGNRQKMYASRRDANGLIEFVNLNLTEAQWLRIDELCKGGETKLVIAYSSDSLDIAGSEHGP, from the coding sequence ATGGGCAAAAGAAAGAACAGGTTCATCTGGATCGCGGCGGCGATGCTGTCGGCGCTCCTCGTGTACGGGCTTTACCTTGTGCAGCTTCGGACGATCGAGCGGCAGCACGCGGTGCAGGTGCTCGTCCCGAAACGGTTCATCGCGGCGGGAGAGCGGATCGAGGCGCAGGACCTCGGCATGCACACCATTCCTTCCGGAGCGTATGCGGAGGACATGATGTCGGAGGCGTCCCTGGCTGCCGGCCAGGAAGCCGTCGTGCCGCTTGGGCAGGGCGAGCCGCTGAGGGACTGGAAGCTCGACTCCTACCGTCTGCTGCCGGCCCGCAGCGAGTCGACCTTCCAGCTGCCGCGGGATTACGTGCTTTCCGTTTCGAGCGGCATCCGGGCCGGAGACCGCGTCGTGCTGTACGCCTCGGGCGCCGAAACGTCGTCCGGGAGGCTGTTCGCCGACCCGGTCGTCGTCGCATCGGTCAAGACGAGCGGCAACCAGGAGATCGACGATTTGGACAATCCGAACTTGCTCTCGCTTGCGGAAGGCAATCGGCAAAAGATGTATGCCTCGCGCCGGGACGCCAACGGCTTGATCGAATTCGTCAATTTGAACCTGACCGAGGCGCAGTGGCTTCGGATCGACGAGCTGTGCAAGGGCGGGGAGACCAAGCTCGTCATCGCCTACAGCTCCGATTCGCTCGATATCGCGGGATCGGAGCATGGGCCATGA